A portion of the Ptiloglossa arizonensis isolate GNS036 chromosome 11, iyPtiAriz1_principal, whole genome shotgun sequence genome contains these proteins:
- the LOC143152535 gene encoding A disintegrin and metalloproteinase with thrombospondin motifs 7 isoform X7, whose amino-acid sequence MRYPLMLRAFIAVAHIVPEARLHRPSVREPRRLTETRLEWQTQPGLVQVQGRGRRKHHPTKRWQRSKRSISRPRHVEALVVADTTMMAFHQDGDVETYLLTIMNMVSSLYLDPTIGNFISVVVVRIILVEEDEAEQGLDITVNADRTLYNFCKWQQKLNPADDSHPNHHDVAILVTREDICSRANTPCSTLGVAHVAGMCQPDRSCSVNEDNGITLAHTITHELGHNFGMYHDTEKIGCSKRDGDTLHVMTPTFEVDTIGVAWSRCSRRDITNFLDQGKGECLEDEPADNDYVYPDLPPGAMYNAEHQCRLQFGVREASVCSPLQEICSKLWCIVDGTCTTMLHPAAPGTHCGKHMWCQNQECVPIVDRPRQIDGGWGEWGFWSECSKTCGAGVSIVERKCDHPEPAHGGKFCIGERRRYKICNTHPCPEGTASFRAVQCSHYDGKEYKGKNYTWLPYFDQTEPCELYCTDTEESVIVPWGEAALDGTPCNVGTRDMCISGICRKVGCDWTVDSDATEDRCGICHGDGTQCETTGGVYDKNDGPGYKEVVVVPFGSRNIKIEEIGNSKNYIGIGVPNSDKYFLNGKRQITLAGEYQVAGTPALYERDRDREKIRIPGPIKEDIAVYLISRGHYRNFGLRYEYTVPKKEPDRAPEYSWVFSDWSLCTATCGGGTQISKALCNEKKSGVVDDHFCEGIEKLESILRECNPNPCPARWWIGPWQMCPVTCGEGALRKRSVMCVSSGMGPDRSDLALPDRDCNGDARPEEVSPCSNLPRCGTTTETPFAIVYADNKDASFYNVSSNDQDGITIVDGLTTEEPEILEFDNVVDENPDNSMYNTKSKWIVSKWNHCSNGKRSRKVTCSVQGDCSPENKPITIEPCQGGRWLAGRWGSCNASCLTKLGIKRREVECRDRITELLSDDCNPGRRPIDTRRCYHRRQCANDKSECRDTIVPNSMCSTYTRMCEVSSIVQEKCCATCSRKRRHGRQNRRHSLGD is encoded by the exons ATGCGCTATCCATTGATGCTTCGAGCGTTCATCGCCGTTGCGCACATCGTCCCCGAAGCCCGTCTCCATCGACCGAGCGTCCGGG AGCCGAGGAGATTGACGGAAACGCGGCTCGAGTGGCAGACGCAGCCCGGTCTCGTTCAAGTTCAAGGACGTGGCAGAAGGAAACACCATCCGACGAAACGATGGCAGCGCTCCAAGAGATCGATCAGTCGACCGCGTCACGTCGAGGCCCTCGTCGTCGCTGACACGACCATGATGGCTTTCCATCAGGACGGCGACGTCGAGACGTATCTACTGACCATCATGAACATGGTGTCGTCCCTCTATCTGGACCCCACCATCGGGAATTTCATCAGCGTCGTCGTGGTCAGAATCATTCTCGTCGAGGAGGACGAGGCGGAA CAAGGACTGGACATCACGGTGAACGCGGATCGGACGCTGTACAATTTCTGCAAATGGCAACAGAAACTGAATCCGGCGGACGACTCGCATCCGAATCACCACGACGTGGCGATTTTAGTGACGAGGGAGGACATCTGCTCGAGGGCCAACACGCCGTGCAGCACGCTGGGAGTGGCCCACGTAGCCGGTATGTGCCAACCGGACCGCAGTTGCAGCGTCAACGAGGACAACGGGATCACCCTGGCGCACACGATCACGCACGAACTGGGACACAA CTTCGGAATGTATCACGACACGGAGAAAATCGGCTGCAGCAAACGGGACGGTGACACTCTGCACGTGATGACGCCAACTTTCGAAGTGGACACCATCGGCGTAGCCTGGTCGAGATGCTCCAGGAGAGACATTACAAATTTTTTGGA TCAAGGAAAAGGTGAATGTTTGGAGGACGAACCGGCCGACAACGATTACGTGTATCCGGATTTACCGCCCGGTGCGATGTACAACGCGGAGCATCAATGTAGACTTCAATTCGGCGTCAGAGAGGCTTCCGTTTGCTCTCCCTTGCAAGAG ATCTGTTCGAAATTATGGTGCATCGTTGACGGTACTTGCACCACCATGCTTCATCCGGCTGCTCCGGGGACCCACTGTGGGAAACACATG TGGTGCCAAAACCAAGAGTGCGTGCCAATCGTGGACAGGCCGCGTCAGATCGACGGCGGATGGGGCGAATGGGGCTTTTGGAGCGAGTGCTCGAAAACTTGTGGCGCGGGTGTCTCGATCGTCGAGCGGAAATGCGATCATCCGGAGCCAGCGCACGGCGGCAAATTCTGCATAGGCGAGAGACGTCGATACAAAATTTGCAACACGCACCCTTGCCCGGAAGGTACGGCCAGCTTTAGAGCCGTTCAATGCAGCCACTACGACGGCAAGGAGTAcaaggggaaaaattacacCTGGTTACCCTACTTCGATCAAA CGGAACCTTGCGAATTGTATTGCACCGATACAGAGGAAAGCGTGATCGTCCCGTGGGGTGAAGCCGCTCTGGATGGTACACCCTGTAACGTCGGTACCAGGGACATGTGCATCTCTGGAATCTGTCGA AAAGTCGGCTGCGACTGGACGGTCGATTCCGACGCCACCGAAGACCGTTGCGGCATTTGTCACGGAGACGGAACGCAATGCGAAACAACGGGCGGTGTTTACGATAAGAACGACGGTCCGGGATACAAAGAGGTCGTCGTTGTTCCCTTTGGTTCGAGAAACATAAAAATCGAGGAAATCGGTAACAGCAAGAATTACATCGGCATAGGGGTGCCAAATTCCGACAAGTACTTCCTCAATGGGAAACG GCAGATCACCTTAGCGGGTGAGTACCAAGTGGCCGGAACTCCAGCTTTGTACGAACGTGATCGCGATAGAGAGAAGATCAGAATTCCTGGTCCCATCAAAGAGGACATCGCAGTCTAC TTGATTTCCAGAGGACATTATCGCAATTTTGGTTTACGGTACGAGTACACGGTTCCGAAGAAGGAACCCGACCGGGCGCCAGAGTACTCTTGGGTATTCTCCGATTGGTCCCTCTGCACGGCCACTTGCGGCGGTGGCACGCAAATTTCGAAAGCCCTCTGCAACGAGAAGAAGAGCGGAGTCGTCGATGACCACTTTTGCGAGGGCATTGAAAAATTGGAGTCGATCTTGCGGGAATGCAATCCGAATCCCTGCCCCGCCAG ATGGTGGATCGGACCGTGGCAAATGTGCCCGGTAACTTGCGGAGAGGGCGCGCTGCGGAAACGATCGGTGATGTGCGTCTCCTCGGGGATGGGTCCGGATCGCTCGGACCTGGCTTTGCCCGATCGAGACTGCAACGGGGACGCGAGGCCCGAAGAAGTCAGCCCGTGTTCCAACTTGCCGCGTTGCGGTACCACCACCGAAACGCCTTTCGCGATCGTCTACGCGGACAACAAAGACGCCTCTTTCTACAACGTGAGCTCGAACGATCAGGACGGCATCACGATCGTCGACGGTCTCACTACCGAGGAACCGGAGATACTCGAATTCGACAACGTCGTAGACGAAAACCCGGACAATTCCATGTACAATACCAAATCCAAATGGATCGTTTCGAAATGGAATCACTGTTCGAACGGAAAACGGAGCAGGAAAGTAACCTGTTCGGTGCAGGGAGACTGTAGTCCCGAGAACAAACCGATCACCATTGAACCGTGTCAGGGTGGAAGGTGGCTCGCCG GAAGATGGGGATCCTGCAACGCGTCTTGCCTAACGAAGCTCGGCATTAAGCGCAGAGAAGTCGAGTGTCGTGACCGTATAACGGAATTACTGTCCGATGATTGCAACCCCGGGAGAAGGCCAATCGATACAAGACGCTGTTATCATAGGCGGCAGTGCGCGAACGATAAATCCG AGTGCAGAGACACAATCGTGCCGAACTCGATGTGCTCAACGTACACACGTATGTGCGAAGTATCATCGATCGTACAGGAGAAATGTTGCGCCACGTGCTCCAGAAAACGCAGACACGGCCGTCAGAATAGACGACACAGTCTTGGCGATTGA
- the LOC143152535 gene encoding A disintegrin and metalloproteinase with thrombospondin motifs 7 isoform X6 → MRYPLMLRAFIAVAHIVPEARLHRPSVRGVYTPEEHVHGQEIVIPRKVTHRGEFISHNVTHHYHQDGPVVHYRLSVAGNAYHIELTAVDDFIGPKMVVERRKRDVHVRSPPKYRSSKCHYRGFVHGHSNSQVTLSACDGLQGLDITVNADRTLYNFCKWQQKLNPADDSHPNHHDVAILVTREDICSRANTPCSTLGVAHVAGMCQPDRSCSVNEDNGITLAHTITHELGHNFGMYHDTEKIGCSKRDGDTLHVMTPTFEVDTIGVAWSRCSRRDITNFLDQGKGECLEDEPADNDYVYPDLPPGAMYNAEHQCRLQFGVREASVCSPLQEICSKLWCIVDGTCTTMLHPAAPGTHCGKHMWCQNQECVPIVDRPRQIDGGWGEWGFWSECSKTCGAGVSIVERKCDHPEPAHGGKFCIGERRRYKICNTHPCPEGTASFRAVQCSHYDGKEYKGKNYTWLPYFDQTEPCELYCTDTEESVIVPWGEAALDGTPCNVGTRDMCISGICRKVGCDWTVDSDATEDRCGICHGDGTQCETTGGVYDKNDGPGYKEVVVVPFGSRNIKIEEIGNSKNYIGIGVPNSDKYFLNGKRQITLAGEYQVAGTPALYERDRDREKIRIPGPIKEDIAVYLISRGHYRNFGLRYEYTVPKKEPDRAPEYSWVFSDWSLCTATCGGGTQISKALCNEKKSGVVDDHFCEGIEKLESILRECNPNPCPARWWIGPWQMCPVTCGEGALRKRSVMCVSSGMGPDRSDLALPDRDCNGDARPEEVSPCSNLPRCGTTTETPFAIVYADNKDASFYNVSSNDQDGITIVDGLTTEEPEILEFDNVVDENPDNSMYNTKSKWIVSKWNHCSNGKRSRKVTCSVQGDCSPENKPITIEPCQGGRWLAGRWGSCNASCLTKLGIKRREVECRDRITELLSDDCNPGRRPIDTRRCYHRRQCANDKSECRDTIVPNSMCSTYTRMCEVSSIVQEKCCATCSRKRRHGRQNRRHSLGD, encoded by the exons ATGCGCTATCCATTGATGCTTCGAGCGTTCATCGCCGTTGCGCACATCGTCCCCGAAGCCCGTCTCCATCGACCGAGCGTCCGGG GTGTATACACTCCGGAGGAACACGTCCACGGGCAAGAGATCGTGATACCGCGGAAGGTGACCCACCGAGGAGAGTTTATCTCGCACAACGTGACCCACCACTACCACCAGGATGGTCCGGTGGTCCACTATCGGTTGTCGGTCGCCGGTAACGCGTACCACATCGAATTGACGGCCGTGGACGACTTCATCGGACCCAAAATGGTCGTCGAGAGACGAAAACGAGACGTACACGTGCGCAGCCCGCCGAAATATCGATCGAGCAAATGCCATTATCGAGGTTTCGTTCACGGACATTCCAATTCCCAAGTTACCTTGTCCGCCTGCGACGGTTTG CAAGGACTGGACATCACGGTGAACGCGGATCGGACGCTGTACAATTTCTGCAAATGGCAACAGAAACTGAATCCGGCGGACGACTCGCATCCGAATCACCACGACGTGGCGATTTTAGTGACGAGGGAGGACATCTGCTCGAGGGCCAACACGCCGTGCAGCACGCTGGGAGTGGCCCACGTAGCCGGTATGTGCCAACCGGACCGCAGTTGCAGCGTCAACGAGGACAACGGGATCACCCTGGCGCACACGATCACGCACGAACTGGGACACAA CTTCGGAATGTATCACGACACGGAGAAAATCGGCTGCAGCAAACGGGACGGTGACACTCTGCACGTGATGACGCCAACTTTCGAAGTGGACACCATCGGCGTAGCCTGGTCGAGATGCTCCAGGAGAGACATTACAAATTTTTTGGA TCAAGGAAAAGGTGAATGTTTGGAGGACGAACCGGCCGACAACGATTACGTGTATCCGGATTTACCGCCCGGTGCGATGTACAACGCGGAGCATCAATGTAGACTTCAATTCGGCGTCAGAGAGGCTTCCGTTTGCTCTCCCTTGCAAGAG ATCTGTTCGAAATTATGGTGCATCGTTGACGGTACTTGCACCACCATGCTTCATCCGGCTGCTCCGGGGACCCACTGTGGGAAACACATG TGGTGCCAAAACCAAGAGTGCGTGCCAATCGTGGACAGGCCGCGTCAGATCGACGGCGGATGGGGCGAATGGGGCTTTTGGAGCGAGTGCTCGAAAACTTGTGGCGCGGGTGTCTCGATCGTCGAGCGGAAATGCGATCATCCGGAGCCAGCGCACGGCGGCAAATTCTGCATAGGCGAGAGACGTCGATACAAAATTTGCAACACGCACCCTTGCCCGGAAGGTACGGCCAGCTTTAGAGCCGTTCAATGCAGCCACTACGACGGCAAGGAGTAcaaggggaaaaattacacCTGGTTACCCTACTTCGATCAAA CGGAACCTTGCGAATTGTATTGCACCGATACAGAGGAAAGCGTGATCGTCCCGTGGGGTGAAGCCGCTCTGGATGGTACACCCTGTAACGTCGGTACCAGGGACATGTGCATCTCTGGAATCTGTCGA AAAGTCGGCTGCGACTGGACGGTCGATTCCGACGCCACCGAAGACCGTTGCGGCATTTGTCACGGAGACGGAACGCAATGCGAAACAACGGGCGGTGTTTACGATAAGAACGACGGTCCGGGATACAAAGAGGTCGTCGTTGTTCCCTTTGGTTCGAGAAACATAAAAATCGAGGAAATCGGTAACAGCAAGAATTACATCGGCATAGGGGTGCCAAATTCCGACAAGTACTTCCTCAATGGGAAACG GCAGATCACCTTAGCGGGTGAGTACCAAGTGGCCGGAACTCCAGCTTTGTACGAACGTGATCGCGATAGAGAGAAGATCAGAATTCCTGGTCCCATCAAAGAGGACATCGCAGTCTAC TTGATTTCCAGAGGACATTATCGCAATTTTGGTTTACGGTACGAGTACACGGTTCCGAAGAAGGAACCCGACCGGGCGCCAGAGTACTCTTGGGTATTCTCCGATTGGTCCCTCTGCACGGCCACTTGCGGCGGTGGCACGCAAATTTCGAAAGCCCTCTGCAACGAGAAGAAGAGCGGAGTCGTCGATGACCACTTTTGCGAGGGCATTGAAAAATTGGAGTCGATCTTGCGGGAATGCAATCCGAATCCCTGCCCCGCCAG ATGGTGGATCGGACCGTGGCAAATGTGCCCGGTAACTTGCGGAGAGGGCGCGCTGCGGAAACGATCGGTGATGTGCGTCTCCTCGGGGATGGGTCCGGATCGCTCGGACCTGGCTTTGCCCGATCGAGACTGCAACGGGGACGCGAGGCCCGAAGAAGTCAGCCCGTGTTCCAACTTGCCGCGTTGCGGTACCACCACCGAAACGCCTTTCGCGATCGTCTACGCGGACAACAAAGACGCCTCTTTCTACAACGTGAGCTCGAACGATCAGGACGGCATCACGATCGTCGACGGTCTCACTACCGAGGAACCGGAGATACTCGAATTCGACAACGTCGTAGACGAAAACCCGGACAATTCCATGTACAATACCAAATCCAAATGGATCGTTTCGAAATGGAATCACTGTTCGAACGGAAAACGGAGCAGGAAAGTAACCTGTTCGGTGCAGGGAGACTGTAGTCCCGAGAACAAACCGATCACCATTGAACCGTGTCAGGGTGGAAGGTGGCTCGCCG GAAGATGGGGATCCTGCAACGCGTCTTGCCTAACGAAGCTCGGCATTAAGCGCAGAGAAGTCGAGTGTCGTGACCGTATAACGGAATTACTGTCCGATGATTGCAACCCCGGGAGAAGGCCAATCGATACAAGACGCTGTTATCATAGGCGGCAGTGCGCGAACGATAAATCCG AGTGCAGAGACACAATCGTGCCGAACTCGATGTGCTCAACGTACACACGTATGTGCGAAGTATCATCGATCGTACAGGAGAAATGTTGCGCCACGTGCTCCAGAAAACGCAGACACGGCCGTCAGAATAGACGACACAGTCTTGGCGATTGA
- the LOC143152535 gene encoding A disintegrin and metalloproteinase with thrombospondin motifs 7 isoform X4: MRYPLMLRAFIAVAHIVPEARLHRPSVRGVYTPEEHVHGQEIVIPRKVTHRGEFISHNVTHHYHQDGPVVHYRLSVAGNAYHIELTAVDDFIGPKMVVERRKRDVHVRSPPKYRSSKCHYRGFVHGHSNSQVTLSACDGLAGMLRSEYGEFWLEPVAVSPEEERVSLEERLKDAGAEDRHRKLRSLVGRPHLLFRRSAEQSQLEIGGVATARTRRRRKKKRKLERNCGTREPRRLTETRLEWQTQPGLVQVQGRGRRKHHPTKRWQRSKRSISRPRHVEALVVADTTMMAFHQDGDVETYLLTIMNMVSSLYLDPTIGNFISVVVVRIILVEEDEAEQGLDITVNADRTLYNFCKWQQKLNPADDSHPNHHDVAILVTREDICSRANTPCSTLGVAHVAGMCQPDRSCSVNEDNGITLAHTITHELGHNFGMYHDTEKIGCSKRDGDTLHVMTPTFEVDTIGVAWSRCSRRDITNFLDQGKGECLEDEPADNDYVYPDLPPGAMYNAEHQCRLQFGVREASVCSPLQEICSKLWCIVDGTCTTMLHPAAPGTHCGKHMWCQNQECVPIVDRPRQIDGGWGEWGFWSECSKTCGAGVSIVERKCDHPEPAHGGKFCIGERRRYKICNTHPCPEGTASFRAVQCSHYDGKEYKGKNYTWLPYFDQTEPCELYCTDTEESVIVPWGEAALDGTPCNVGTRDMCISGICRKVGCDWTVDSDATEDRCGICHGDGTQCETTGGVYDKNDGPGYKEVVVVPFGSRNIKIEEIGNSKNYIGIGVPNSDKYFLNGKRQITLAGEYQVAGTPALYERDRDREKIRIPGPIKEDIAVYLISRGHYRNFGLRYEYTVPKKEPDRAPEYSWVFSDWSLCTATCGGGTQISKALCNEKKSGVVDDHFCEGIEKLESILRECNPNPCPARWWIGPWQMCPVTCGEGALRKRSVMCVSSGMGPDRSDLALPDRDCNGDARPEEVSPCSNLPRCGTTTETPFAIVYADNKDASFYNVSSNDQDGITIVDGLTTEEPEILEFDNVVDENPDNSMYNTKSKWIVSKWNHCSNGKRSRKVTCSVQGDCSPENKPITIEPCQGGRWLAECRDTIVPNSMCSTYTRMCEVSSIVQEKCCATCSRKRRHGRQNRRHSLGD, encoded by the exons ATGCGCTATCCATTGATGCTTCGAGCGTTCATCGCCGTTGCGCACATCGTCCCCGAAGCCCGTCTCCATCGACCGAGCGTCCGGG GTGTATACACTCCGGAGGAACACGTCCACGGGCAAGAGATCGTGATACCGCGGAAGGTGACCCACCGAGGAGAGTTTATCTCGCACAACGTGACCCACCACTACCACCAGGATGGTCCGGTGGTCCACTATCGGTTGTCGGTCGCCGGTAACGCGTACCACATCGAATTGACGGCCGTGGACGACTTCATCGGACCCAAAATGGTCGTCGAGAGACGAAAACGAGACGTACACGTGCGCAGCCCGCCGAAATATCGATCGAGCAAATGCCATTATCGAGGTTTCGTTCACGGACATTCCAATTCCCAAGTTACCTTGTCCGCCTGCGACGGTTTG gcgGGTATGCTGCGCAGCGAATACGGGGAGTTCTGGTTGGAACCAGTCGCCGTGTCCCCGGAAGAAGAACGAGTCAGCCTGGAGGAAAGGCTGAAAGACGCCGGCGCCGAGGACCGCCACCGGAAACTCCGCTCGTTGGTCGGTAGGCCGCATCTTCTCTTCCGTAGATCCGCCGAGCAGTCGCAGCTCGAAATCGGCGGCGTCGCGACCGCCCGCACCAGACGTcgacgaaaaaagaagagaaaactcGAGAGAAACTGTGGCACTCGCG AGCCGAGGAGATTGACGGAAACGCGGCTCGAGTGGCAGACGCAGCCCGGTCTCGTTCAAGTTCAAGGACGTGGCAGAAGGAAACACCATCCGACGAAACGATGGCAGCGCTCCAAGAGATCGATCAGTCGACCGCGTCACGTCGAGGCCCTCGTCGTCGCTGACACGACCATGATGGCTTTCCATCAGGACGGCGACGTCGAGACGTATCTACTGACCATCATGAACATGGTGTCGTCCCTCTATCTGGACCCCACCATCGGGAATTTCATCAGCGTCGTCGTGGTCAGAATCATTCTCGTCGAGGAGGACGAGGCGGAA CAAGGACTGGACATCACGGTGAACGCGGATCGGACGCTGTACAATTTCTGCAAATGGCAACAGAAACTGAATCCGGCGGACGACTCGCATCCGAATCACCACGACGTGGCGATTTTAGTGACGAGGGAGGACATCTGCTCGAGGGCCAACACGCCGTGCAGCACGCTGGGAGTGGCCCACGTAGCCGGTATGTGCCAACCGGACCGCAGTTGCAGCGTCAACGAGGACAACGGGATCACCCTGGCGCACACGATCACGCACGAACTGGGACACAA CTTCGGAATGTATCACGACACGGAGAAAATCGGCTGCAGCAAACGGGACGGTGACACTCTGCACGTGATGACGCCAACTTTCGAAGTGGACACCATCGGCGTAGCCTGGTCGAGATGCTCCAGGAGAGACATTACAAATTTTTTGGA TCAAGGAAAAGGTGAATGTTTGGAGGACGAACCGGCCGACAACGATTACGTGTATCCGGATTTACCGCCCGGTGCGATGTACAACGCGGAGCATCAATGTAGACTTCAATTCGGCGTCAGAGAGGCTTCCGTTTGCTCTCCCTTGCAAGAG ATCTGTTCGAAATTATGGTGCATCGTTGACGGTACTTGCACCACCATGCTTCATCCGGCTGCTCCGGGGACCCACTGTGGGAAACACATG TGGTGCCAAAACCAAGAGTGCGTGCCAATCGTGGACAGGCCGCGTCAGATCGACGGCGGATGGGGCGAATGGGGCTTTTGGAGCGAGTGCTCGAAAACTTGTGGCGCGGGTGTCTCGATCGTCGAGCGGAAATGCGATCATCCGGAGCCAGCGCACGGCGGCAAATTCTGCATAGGCGAGAGACGTCGATACAAAATTTGCAACACGCACCCTTGCCCGGAAGGTACGGCCAGCTTTAGAGCCGTTCAATGCAGCCACTACGACGGCAAGGAGTAcaaggggaaaaattacacCTGGTTACCCTACTTCGATCAAA CGGAACCTTGCGAATTGTATTGCACCGATACAGAGGAAAGCGTGATCGTCCCGTGGGGTGAAGCCGCTCTGGATGGTACACCCTGTAACGTCGGTACCAGGGACATGTGCATCTCTGGAATCTGTCGA AAAGTCGGCTGCGACTGGACGGTCGATTCCGACGCCACCGAAGACCGTTGCGGCATTTGTCACGGAGACGGAACGCAATGCGAAACAACGGGCGGTGTTTACGATAAGAACGACGGTCCGGGATACAAAGAGGTCGTCGTTGTTCCCTTTGGTTCGAGAAACATAAAAATCGAGGAAATCGGTAACAGCAAGAATTACATCGGCATAGGGGTGCCAAATTCCGACAAGTACTTCCTCAATGGGAAACG GCAGATCACCTTAGCGGGTGAGTACCAAGTGGCCGGAACTCCAGCTTTGTACGAACGTGATCGCGATAGAGAGAAGATCAGAATTCCTGGTCCCATCAAAGAGGACATCGCAGTCTAC TTGATTTCCAGAGGACATTATCGCAATTTTGGTTTACGGTACGAGTACACGGTTCCGAAGAAGGAACCCGACCGGGCGCCAGAGTACTCTTGGGTATTCTCCGATTGGTCCCTCTGCACGGCCACTTGCGGCGGTGGCACGCAAATTTCGAAAGCCCTCTGCAACGAGAAGAAGAGCGGAGTCGTCGATGACCACTTTTGCGAGGGCATTGAAAAATTGGAGTCGATCTTGCGGGAATGCAATCCGAATCCCTGCCCCGCCAG ATGGTGGATCGGACCGTGGCAAATGTGCCCGGTAACTTGCGGAGAGGGCGCGCTGCGGAAACGATCGGTGATGTGCGTCTCCTCGGGGATGGGTCCGGATCGCTCGGACCTGGCTTTGCCCGATCGAGACTGCAACGGGGACGCGAGGCCCGAAGAAGTCAGCCCGTGTTCCAACTTGCCGCGTTGCGGTACCACCACCGAAACGCCTTTCGCGATCGTCTACGCGGACAACAAAGACGCCTCTTTCTACAACGTGAGCTCGAACGATCAGGACGGCATCACGATCGTCGACGGTCTCACTACCGAGGAACCGGAGATACTCGAATTCGACAACGTCGTAGACGAAAACCCGGACAATTCCATGTACAATACCAAATCCAAATGGATCGTTTCGAAATGGAATCACTGTTCGAACGGAAAACGGAGCAGGAAAGTAACCTGTTCGGTGCAGGGAGACTGTAGTCCCGAGAACAAACCGATCACCATTGAACCGTGTCAGGGTGGAAGGTGGCTCGCCG AGTGCAGAGACACAATCGTGCCGAACTCGATGTGCTCAACGTACACACGTATGTGCGAAGTATCATCGATCGTACAGGAGAAATGTTGCGCCACGTGCTCCAGAAAACGCAGACACGGCCGTCAGAATAGACGACACAGTCTTGGCGATTGA